Within the Thalassotalea ponticola genome, the region GTGTTGATTTACCCACGTTTGGTAAACCGACAATACCACACTTAAAACCCATGGTTGATAATCCTGTACTGTTATTGTGCTTTAAAGGAATGTAGACGGTTTTGCGCTTTCTTCAAGCCGTCTTTTTCCCAAATGGCAAAGCAGCGAGCGGCTTCGTCAACGCACTGATCTAGGAGAGCCTGTTCGGCTTGAGGCGCTTTGCCTAATACAAAACCACTGACTCTGTCTTTATGCCCCGGATGGCCAATGCCGATCCGCAAGCGGTAAAAATTCTTATTATTCGCCATGCAAGCGATGATGTCTCTTAATCCATTGTGGCCACCGTGACCACCGCCTTGTTTGATTTTGACCACACCGGGATCAAGATCGAGCTCATCGTGAGCAACAAGGATATTTTCACACGCAATTCTGAAAAAGTTGGCTAAAGGCGCAACCGCTTTGCCGCTTCGATTCATAAAGGTGGTAGGAATTAATAAATGCACGACGGTGTCGCCAATAAGGCCTTTGCCGTACAAACCGTGATATTTTTTATCAGGAGACAGGGATATGTTGTATTGTCTGGCGAGTTCTTCTACAAACCAGACGCCTGCATTGTGGCGGGTTCTCGTATATTCGGGGCCTGGATTACCCAGGCCCACAACCAACTGAATATTAGTCGTCAAGGTTACCCTCGCGATTATTCTTCAGTTGCTTCTTCTTCGCCTTCAGCGTCTGACTCAGTTGAGCTAGCCGCTTTAGGAGCTGTTGCTGTAACAACTGCTTGGTCGTGATCTTCACCTTTAGCAAGTTCTACAGAAGTAACGCCTTTTGGAAGAGCGATGTCTGAAAGGTGGATAGTGTTACCCACTTCTAGACCAGCTACGTCTACTTCGATGAACTCAGGAAGATCTGCTGGTAAACATTCAACTTCGATGTCAGTCATTGCGTGAGCAAGGATTGCACCAGTTTTCGCTACAGACTCTTCGTTGATGAAGTGAATTGGAACGTGTTGGTGAATCGCTTTCTTCGCGTCAACGCGCAAGAAGTCTAAGTGCATGATTAGTTCTTTGTACGGGTGACGTTGCATGTCTTTTAGTACAACATCAACAGGCTTACCGTCAACAGTTAACGTAAGAACTTGCGAGTAGAATGCTTCTTCTTCTTGAGCACGGAATACTTTGTTGTGTGCTAAAGTGATTGAAAGAGGCTCTTGACCTGCACCGTAAATGATAGCTGGAACTTTGTTCGCATGACGAAGGCGGCGGCTCGCACCTTTCCCTAAGTCTGTACGTACTTCAGCTTCTAAAGCAAAAATATCCATTGATAAATTCTCTATAAATAAAAGTAAATTTGACTGTTTTCCGCGACCAAAAAACAATCGGTTAAATAATCAACACCGCGTTGTGTTGATGTTTTTTACCCTGAGGTAACTAAAAATATTAGTTTCAGCGTAAAAAGGCGCCGAATAATAACATTTTTTCGACGATTAACAAACAAAAAGTGCGCCCGAAGACACACTTTTTTATTTTGATTCGCTGATGTTTAAACCGATTAGGCTTCAAACATTGCTGAAATTGATTCTTCGTTGCTAACGCGGCGAATCGCTTCTGACAACATACCCGCTAGAGATAATTGACGCACTTTATCAATTTTCTTGAACTCGTCAGAAAGAGGAATAGAGTCGGTAACTACCATTTCATCGATCACTGAGTTGCGGATGTTTTCTGCTGCGGCACCACTAAATACTGGGTGTGTTGCATAAGCAAATACTCGGCGCGCACCGTGTTCTTTAAGAGCGGCTGCTGCTTTACACAAAGTTCCACCAGTATCGATCATATCGTCAACGATAATACAATCGCGATCTTGAATGTCACCGATAATGTGCATGACCTGTGATACGTTGGCCTTTGGACGACGCTTATCGATAATCGCCAAATCGGTATCGTTTAGCAGTTTAGCAACCGCGCGCGCGCGAACTACACCACCGATGTCTGGAGAGACGACAACCGGATTGTCTAAATCTTTGTTGAGCATGTCTTCAAGTAGAATAGGTGAGCCAAATACGTTATCTACTGGCACATCGAAAAAGCCTTGAATTTGCTCTGCGTGCAAGTCAACAGTAAGAACGCGGTCAACGCCAACACTTGACAGGAAGTCAGCAACCACTTTTGCGGTAATAGGTACACGTGCACTGCGTACTCGGCGGTCTTGACGAGCGTAGCCAAAGTAGGGAATAACTGCGGTGATACGACCTGCTGATGCACGACGCAAGGCATCGACCATAACGATCAATTCCATTAAGTTATTGTTGGTTGGTGCACAAGTAGATTGGATAATAAAAACGTCAGATCCACGTACGTTTTCTGTTATTTCAACGCTGATTTCACCATCGCTGAAGCTGCCTACTTTCGCATCGCCTAAGCTTATGTATAGACGATCGGCGATCTTTTTAGCCAGTTCAGGGGTGGCATTACCCGCAAAAATTTTCATGTCAGGCACTGTCAGGTCCTCAGAAGCTTTGACATTATTAAACATAATACTCTTAACCTTAAAGCCGTTATATGTAGCGTAACAGTCTTTAACATTAAGGCTGCGTTGCTAACAATGAATGTTAGCATAAGTACCAAATTTTGGTGACTTAATGTTGCTCGAGCTCATCTAAAATAGGCGAGCGGTCTAGGCCTTGAGCAACGAAGGATTTTACTCCCGGTGGTAATTTGTCTTGAAGTCTTAGCGCTTCGGCTTGTGAGTCAAAGCGAGTAAAAATACAAGCACCGGTACCAGTTAGTCTAGACGGCGCGTATTCTAGCAACCAAGCGAGTAACTTTTCAACCTCGGGATAGAGTTTTCTCACTAAAGGTTCGCAGTCGTTAACACATTGTTCAATGTCAAAATCGTTAATGTTAAGCGGTTGATGGTTGCGAGGTAGCTCTGGATGCTGAAACACGGTCGCTGTTGAAATCGAGACATCGGGGATGGTCACCAAAAACCATGGTGTGTCGGTTTTATAGGGGGTGAGTAGTTCACCAATACCCTGGGCGAACACTGTTTCACCGTATATAAACACCGGCACGTCAGCGCCTAAGGTGACGCCGATATCGATCAGCGCTCGTTGGCTTAGGTTGAGCTGCCACAATTTGTTCAGTGCTAATAAAGTCGTCGCGGCGTTAGATGACCCGCCACCGAGCCCACCACCCATAGGTAGCCGTTTGTCAATACTGATGTCGACGCCAACGCTGCTCACCGTGTGCTGTTTTAAGGCCCTGGCAGCTTTGACAATTAAGTTCTGCTCGTGGTCGACTCCGTCAATGGGGGTCGTAAGTGCAATTTCACCGCTTTGATTAGGGCGAAAGTGTAGGGTGTCACCGTAATTTAAAAATTGGAACACCGATTGTAACTCGTGGTATCCGTTGGCACGTTGACCGGTGATGTGCAAAAAACGGTTGATTTTAGCGACACTACTAAATGTGTATAGCTTATTTTGCACGGGTTAAATCTCCCATTGGCTGATCGCCAATTTAATACGTAAATCTTGATGGCGAATGCTCAGTTGCTTGGCTAAACGGACATTGCCAACCAAGGTGTATGATTGATACTGCACTGAGTACGGGCGGCTATTAATCAACGTGCTGAGCTGCTCTGGCAGCAAGGTCACTGGGTGATATTGAATGACGTCGCCGGCACTGGCTTTCACACCTTTTAGCCAATGGCTCAGGTGACTTATCGGCAGCGGAAAGCCTGCGACTTTTTCGACGAGGTAGTCAAGATCGTGGTGTTGATGTGTTTTACCGTCGACAATGAGCGTGTGAAGGCCGTGTTTTGAGGTTAAAGACAGTACCGTGGTACCGACAAATGAGGTCAGTTTAAGCTGCTGCTGATCACCGCTTTTGCGCCAGTATAGGTTAGCGCTTTGTTTATTTTTACTGCTGATAATGGCCAACTTACCGCGTATGACCCAGTGATTGATCTGGGCTAGCTGGGCCTCTCTTACTTGTTGACTCTGATGTAATTGGTCGTCGCTATATCGGCTTTGACAAGCACTCAACAAAAACCAAAGCAATAGCAATATCGTGGCATGTACCCACTTTTTCATGGGGGCCGTTCGACGTTGTTCGATAGTGAGGAGTGACACACTGGAGTAGATCATAGTATCAAAAATGCGTTAATTTTTTTTCTCTAATCTTGGCAATGTACCATAAAAAGCCACCAAACCTTAAAAAAAATAGCCTTATAAGCGTTGGTGACTTTTCATCTTTGCTCTAATCTCGTAAAATTACCCCATTAATCGAAATGTTTGCACCGATTTGTTAACAGCAAATCACGCGGTTTAGCGCCAACGTACTGTGGCGTATTAGTAAGGTTGTATTGAACGCATATGTCTATTTTTGCTGTCGGAATTAATCACAAGACTGCACCAGTATCGGTGCGTGAAAAGGTCGCTTTCACGCCTGATAACTTGACCCATGCGTTACAGCAAATGGTTGACCAACTCAACTGCCAAGAAGCCGCCATCTTATCAACGTGTAATCGTACCGAGCTGTATTTTGTGCAAGATAGAACCGTCGATCAGGTACAGCAACAAATTGTCGATTGGCTGCAGCGTTATCATCAAGTACCAGCGCATCTGATTGCCTCGTCTCTGTATTGGCACCACGATCGCAAAGCGGTTAATCACATGATGCGAGTTGCCTGTGGCTTAGATTCTTTGGTATTGGGTGAGCCGCAAATCTTAGGTCAAATGAAGCAAGCGTACTCACAGGCAAAAGCCGCCGGTTCGATGCAAATGATCATGGAACGCTTATTTCAGCGTACCTTCGGCGTGGCAAAAGA harbors:
- the lolB gene encoding lipoprotein insertase outer membrane protein LolB, giving the protein MKKWVHATILLLLWFLLSACQSRYSDDQLHQSQQVREAQLAQINHWVIRGKLAIISSKNKQSANLYWRKSGDQQQLKLTSFVGTTVLSLTSKHGLHTLIVDGKTHQHHDLDYLVEKVAGFPLPISHLSHWLKGVKASAGDVIQYHPVTLLPEQLSTLINSRPYSVQYQSYTLVGNVRLAKQLSIRHQDLRIKLAISQWEI
- the ispE gene encoding 4-(cytidine 5'-diphospho)-2-C-methyl-D-erythritol kinase, which encodes MQNKLYTFSSVAKINRFLHITGQRANGYHELQSVFQFLNYGDTLHFRPNQSGEIALTTPIDGVDHEQNLIVKAARALKQHTVSSVGVDISIDKRLPMGGGLGGGSSNAATTLLALNKLWQLNLSQRALIDIGVTLGADVPVFIYGETVFAQGIGELLTPYKTDTPWFLVTIPDVSISTATVFQHPELPRNHQPLNINDFDIEQCVNDCEPLVRKLYPEVEKLLAWLLEYAPSRLTGTGACIFTRFDSQAEALRLQDKLPPGVKSFVAQGLDRSPILDELEQH
- the pth gene encoding aminoacyl-tRNA hydrolase, encoding MTTNIQLVVGLGNPGPEYTRTRHNAGVWFVEELARQYNISLSPDKKYHGLYGKGLIGDTVVHLLIPTTFMNRSGKAVAPLANFFRIACENILVAHDELDLDPGVVKIKQGGGHGGHNGLRDIIACMANNKNFYRLRIGIGHPGHKDRVSGFVLGKAPQAEQALLDQCVDEAARCFAIWEKDGLKKAQNRLHSFKAQ
- a CDS encoding 50S ribosomal protein L25/general stress protein Ctc; translated protein: MDIFALEAEVRTDLGKGASRRLRHANKVPAIIYGAGQEPLSITLAHNKVFRAQEEEAFYSQVLTLTVDGKPVDVVLKDMQRHPYKELIMHLDFLRVDAKKAIHQHVPIHFINEESVAKTGAILAHAMTDIEVECLPADLPEFIEVDVAGLEVGNTIHLSDIALPKGVTSVELAKGEDHDQAVVTATAPKAASSTESDAEGEEEATEE
- a CDS encoding ribose-phosphate pyrophosphokinase: MPDMKIFAGNATPELAKKIADRLYISLGDAKVGSFSDGEISVEITENVRGSDVFIIQSTCAPTNNNLMELIVMVDALRRASAGRITAVIPYFGYARQDRRVRSARVPITAKVVADFLSSVGVDRVLTVDLHAEQIQGFFDVPVDNVFGSPILLEDMLNKDLDNPVVVSPDIGGVVRARAVAKLLNDTDLAIIDKRRPKANVSQVMHIIGDIQDRDCIIVDDMIDTGGTLCKAAAALKEHGARRVFAYATHPVFSGAAAENIRNSVIDEMVVTDSIPLSDEFKKIDKVRQLSLAGMLSEAIRRVSNEESISAMFEA